Proteins found in one Pseudomonas mosselii genomic segment:
- a CDS encoding IS256 family transposase, whose product MPTKKKPLRDLPKIPKELLEQFGEGLMTAEAIEDASAAFKKALIERALHAELGHHLGYPPGAQRPEDETNQRNGKSGKTVLTGDGPLRLEIPRDRDGSFAPILIPKHERRYTGFDDKIIAMYARGMTVREIRAFLSEQYGTEVSPDFISSVTDEVMEEIGAWQQRPLEPMYPVIFFDALRVKIREEGLVRNKAIYLALGVLPDGTRDILGIWIENTEGAKFWMKVFNDLKTRGVEDVLIAVTDGLKGMPEALSAVFPETTLQTCIVHLIRNSLDFAAWDKRRALAKALKPIYQAINAEAAEQALDEFENGPWGKQYPTVVAAWRRAWDRVIPFFVFPPAIRKVIYTTNAIESINAQLRKIIKTRGHFPNDDAATKLIWLGLRNITANWGSAAHDWKSAMNQFAILYGDRFIRPTW is encoded by the coding sequence ATGCCAACCAAAAAGAAACCCTTGCGTGACCTGCCCAAAATCCCCAAAGAGCTGCTGGAGCAGTTCGGTGAGGGCCTGATGACCGCAGAGGCTATCGAGGATGCCTCTGCGGCGTTCAAGAAGGCCTTGATCGAACGCGCTCTGCACGCCGAACTTGGCCACCACCTGGGTTATCCGCCGGGCGCGCAGCGCCCAGAGGATGAAACCAACCAGCGTAACGGCAAGAGTGGCAAGACGGTTTTGACCGGCGATGGCCCGCTGCGGCTGGAAATTCCTCGTGACCGAGACGGCAGTTTTGCGCCCATTCTCATCCCCAAGCATGAGCGGCGGTACACCGGTTTCGATGACAAGATCATCGCCATGTACGCCCGTGGCATGACGGTCAGAGAGATCCGAGCCTTTCTGTCCGAGCAGTATGGAACAGAGGTCTCACCCGACTTCATCAGCTCTGTGACAGACGAGGTCATGGAAGAAATTGGCGCGTGGCAGCAGCGGCCACTGGAGCCCATGTACCCGGTCATTTTCTTCGATGCACTGCGGGTGAAGATCCGCGAAGAAGGCTTGGTGCGCAACAAGGCCATTTACTTGGCGCTGGGCGTTCTACCCGACGGGACGCGCGATATCTTGGGCATCTGGATCGAGAACACCGAGGGTGCGAAGTTCTGGATGAAGGTCTTTAACGATCTCAAGACACGTGGTGTCGAGGATGTGCTGATTGCCGTGACCGATGGCCTCAAAGGCATGCCAGAGGCTCTCAGCGCCGTGTTTCCAGAGACGACGCTGCAGACGTGCATCGTGCACCTGATCCGCAACAGCCTGGACTTTGCAGCCTGGGACAAGCGGCGGGCACTGGCCAAGGCGCTCAAGCCGATCTACCAGGCCATCAACGCCGAAGCGGCTGAGCAGGCACTCGATGAGTTTGAAAACGGGCCCTGGGGCAAGCAGTATCCAACGGTCGTTGCGGCCTGGAGACGCGCCTGGGATCGAGTGATTCCCTTCTTTGTCTTCCCACCAGCCATCCGGAAAGTGATCTACACCACCAACGCCATCGAGAGTATCAATGCCCAGCTGCGCAAGATCATCAAGACCCGAGGCCATTTCCCGAACGATGACGCAGCTACCAAGCTGATCTGGCTGGGGCTGCGAAACATCACGGCGAACTGGGGCTCAGCGGCGCATGATTGGAAAAGTGCGATGAATCAATTCGCGATTTTGTACGGAGATCGGTTCATCAGGCCGACCTGGTGA
- the pyk gene encoding pyruvate kinase produces the protein MTIRRTKIVATLGPASNSPEVIEQLILAGLDVARLNFSHGTPDEHKARARLIRDIAAKNGRHVALLGDLQGPKIRIAKFANKRIELKVGDTFTFSTAHPLTEGNQDIVGIDYPDLVKDCGVGDELLLDDGRVVMRVETATADALHCVVIIGGPLSDHKGINRKGGGLTAPALTEKDKADIKLAAEMDLDYLAVSFPRDASDMEYARKLRDEAGGSAWLVAKIERAEAVADDETLDQLILASDAVMVARGDLGVEIGDAELIAIQKKIIQHARRNNKAVIVATQMMESMIQNPMPTRAEVSDVANAVLDNTDAVMLSAESAAGAYPIEAVQAMARICSGAEKHPTSQKSSHRLHTTFERCDESIALAAMYTANHFPGVKAIIALTESGYTPLIMSRLRSHVPIFALSPHRATQARANMFRGVYPIAFDPASLPADKVSQAAVDELLKRGLVEQGDWVILTKGDSYHTIGGTNGMKILHVGDPLVG, from the coding sequence ATGACCATCCGCCGTACCAAAATCGTCGCCACCCTTGGCCCCGCCAGCAACTCGCCGGAAGTGATCGAACAGCTGATCCTCGCCGGCCTGGACGTGGCACGCCTGAACTTCTCCCACGGCACCCCGGACGAGCACAAGGCCCGCGCCCGCCTGATCCGTGACATCGCCGCCAAGAACGGCCGCCATGTCGCGCTGCTGGGCGACCTGCAGGGTCCGAAGATCCGCATCGCCAAGTTCGCCAACAAGCGCATCGAACTGAAAGTCGGTGACACGTTCACCTTCTCCACCGCCCACCCGCTGACCGAAGGCAACCAGGATATCGTCGGCATCGACTACCCCGACCTGGTCAAGGACTGCGGCGTCGGTGACGAACTGCTGCTCGACGACGGCCGTGTGGTCATGCGTGTCGAAACCGCCACCGCCGATGCCCTGCACTGCGTGGTCATCATCGGTGGCCCGCTGTCCGACCACAAAGGCATCAACCGCAAGGGTGGCGGCCTGACCGCGCCGGCCCTGACCGAAAAAGACAAGGCCGACATCAAGCTGGCCGCGGAAATGGACCTGGACTACCTGGCCGTGTCGTTCCCGCGTGACGCCAGCGACATGGAGTACGCGCGCAAGCTGCGTGACGAAGCCGGCGGCAGCGCCTGGCTGGTGGCCAAGATCGAACGCGCCGAAGCGGTCGCCGACGACGAGACCCTCGACCAGCTGATTCTCGCTTCCGACGCCGTCATGGTTGCCCGTGGCGACCTGGGCGTGGAAATCGGCGACGCCGAGCTGATCGCCATCCAGAAGAAGATCATCCAGCACGCCCGCCGCAACAACAAGGCGGTGATCGTGGCGACCCAGATGATGGAGTCGATGATCCAGAACCCGATGCCGACCCGCGCCGAAGTGTCCGACGTGGCCAACGCCGTGCTGGACAACACCGACGCGGTGATGCTGTCGGCCGAAAGCGCCGCCGGTGCCTACCCGATCGAAGCCGTGCAGGCCATGGCCCGTATCTGCTCGGGCGCCGAGAAGCACCCGACCAGCCAGAAGTCCAGCCACCGCCTGCACACCACGTTCGAGCGCTGCGACGAGTCCATCGCCCTGGCGGCGATGTACACCGCCAACCACTTCCCCGGCGTCAAGGCGATCATCGCCCTCACCGAAAGTGGCTATACCCCGCTGATCATGTCGCGCCTGCGTTCGCACGTGCCGATCTTCGCCCTGTCGCCACACCGCGCCACCCAGGCCCGTGCCAACATGTTCCGCGGCGTCTACCCGATCGCCTTCGATCCGGCCTCGCTGCCGGCCGACAAGGTGAGCCAGGCGGCGGTCGACGAGCTGCTCAAGCGTGGACTGGTGGAGCAAGGTGACTGGGTGATCCTGACCAAGGGCGACAGCTACCACACCATCGGTGGCACCAACGGCATGAAGATTCTGCATGTCGGTGACCCGTTGGTCGGTTGA
- a CDS encoding tol-pal system YbgF family protein: protein MRTLIVLTMAASVVGCTRWSMDHHLNNAYRAYDRGDCAKVMLELSQVDRTSRARPFIHPEVSLLRGQCLERQKLYVDAAQTYQYLIQQYPRNEYAYRAQARLQTLDKLGYLRGSEAAVANPVKTTPWR, encoded by the coding sequence ATGCGCACCCTGATCGTTTTGACCATGGCGGCCAGTGTCGTCGGCTGCACCCGTTGGTCCATGGACCACCATTTGAACAATGCCTATCGCGCCTACGATCGTGGCGATTGCGCGAAAGTCATGCTGGAGCTGTCACAGGTCGACCGCACCAGCCGCGCCCGTCCGTTCATCCACCCGGAAGTGTCGCTGCTGCGTGGCCAGTGCCTGGAGCGGCAGAAACTCTACGTCGATGCGGCGCAGACCTATCAGTACCTGATCCAGCAGTACCCACGCAACGAGTACGCCTACCGCGCCCAGGCCCGCCTGCAGACGCTGGATAAGCTCGGCTACCTGCGTGGCAGCGAGGCGGCGGTGGCCAATCCGGTGAAGACTACACCTTGGCGTTAA
- a CDS encoding PilZ domain-containing protein, protein MFIERHIQRHQLPCVLKVFNRCTDQQIGYLGNASEDGLMLISQLPVLVGPDFELQLRVPLAGGGLQFINLTASCLWCREDETPGHFDAGFMLLQAPQEYDEFVRTLRDFFSFRPMNASA, encoded by the coding sequence ATGTTTATCGAGCGACACATACAACGTCATCAGCTGCCTTGCGTGCTCAAGGTGTTCAACCGCTGCACCGACCAGCAGATCGGTTATCTGGGCAACGCTTCGGAAGATGGCCTGATGCTGATCAGCCAGTTGCCGGTGCTGGTGGGGCCCGACTTCGAGTTGCAGCTGCGGGTGCCCCTCGCCGGCGGTGGCCTGCAGTTCATCAACCTGACGGCCAGTTGCCTGTGGTGCCGCGAAGATGAGACGCCGGGGCATTTCGATGCCGGTTTCATGCTGCTGCAGGCACCGCAGGAATACGATGAGTTTGTCCGCACCCTGCGCGACTTCTTCAGCTTCCGACCCATGAACGCCTCCGCCTGA
- the sbcB gene encoding exodeoxyribonuclease I — protein sequence MSSSIFWHDYETTGINPRSDRPLQVAGVRTDLDLNEIEAPISLYCRPSDDILPHPAACLVTGITPRQLADQGLCEAEFMTRVHDQLARPGTCGAGYNTLRFDDEVTRYSLYRNFFDPYAREWQGGNSRWDLIDVVRTAYALRPEGIVWPQQDGRTSLRLELLSQANGIDHGHAHEALSDVRATIALARLIREKQPRLYDWLFQLRSKHKVMEQVRLLQPLVHVSGRFSAQRNYIGVVLPLAWHPRNRNALIVCDLQQDASPLLQESAEALRQRLYTRHEEMTQGELPVPLKLVHINRCPVVAPLSVLRPDDQQRLGLELSALQVKAEQLANQQAIWGDKLDIIYQEEGFAPSEDPEQQLYDGFLGDRDKRLSEQVRRVDPAQLAHGHWMFDDPRLPELLFRYRARNFSDTLDEQEHARWYGFCQQRLTDPTYGAPNTLADFEQACQGSWADASEAGRQVLEAWQAHVRQLKVQYQL from the coding sequence GTGAGCTCCAGCATTTTCTGGCACGACTACGAAACCACCGGCATCAATCCGCGCAGCGACCGCCCGCTGCAGGTGGCCGGCGTGCGTACCGACCTCGACCTCAACGAGATCGAGGCGCCGATCAGCCTCTACTGCCGCCCCTCAGACGATATCCTGCCGCACCCGGCGGCCTGCCTGGTGACCGGCATCACTCCCCGGCAGCTGGCCGACCAGGGCCTGTGCGAAGCCGAGTTCATGACCCGGGTGCACGATCAGCTGGCTCGCCCCGGTACCTGCGGCGCGGGCTACAACACCTTGCGTTTTGATGATGAGGTCACGCGCTACAGCCTCTATCGCAACTTCTTCGACCCCTACGCCCGGGAATGGCAGGGCGGCAACAGCCGCTGGGACCTGATCGACGTGGTCCGTACCGCCTATGCGCTGCGCCCCGAGGGGATTGTCTGGCCACAGCAGGACGGGCGCACCAGTCTGCGCCTGGAACTGCTGAGCCAGGCCAATGGCATCGACCATGGCCATGCCCACGAGGCGCTTTCCGACGTGCGGGCGACCATTGCCCTGGCTCGCTTGATTCGTGAGAAACAGCCGCGATTGTATGACTGGTTGTTCCAGTTGCGCAGCAAACACAAGGTCATGGAGCAGGTTCGACTGTTACAGCCCCTGGTACATGTCTCCGGGCGTTTCTCGGCCCAGCGCAACTATATCGGCGTGGTGCTGCCATTGGCCTGGCATCCGCGTAACCGCAACGCGCTGATTGTCTGCGACTTGCAACAAGATGCTTCGCCGCTGCTCCAGGAAAGTGCAGAGGCCTTGCGCCAGCGGCTGTATACGCGGCACGAAGAGATGACCCAGGGCGAACTACCGGTGCCGCTGAAGTTGGTGCATATCAACCGCTGTCCGGTAGTGGCGCCACTGTCGGTACTGCGCCCGGACGACCAACAACGCCTGGGGCTCGAGTTGTCGGCATTGCAGGTAAAGGCGGAGCAGTTGGCCAATCAGCAGGCCATTTGGGGAGACAAGCTGGACATCATTTATCAGGAAGAAGGCTTTGCCCCCAGCGAAGATCCGGAGCAACAGTTGTATGACGGTTTTCTCGGTGACCGCGACAAGCGCCTGAGTGAACAAGTGCGGCGTGTGGATCCGGCGCAATTGGCACATGGGCACTGGATGTTCGATGATCCGCGGCTGCCGGAACTGCTGTTCCGCTATCGCGCGCGAAACTTTTCCGACACCCTTGATGAACAGGAGCACGCCCGTTGGTATGGATTCTGTCAGCAGCGGCTTACTGATCCTACTTACGGTGCGCCTAATACCCTGGCGGACTTCGAGCAAGCATGCCAGGGCAGTTGGGCCGACGCCAGCGAAGCGGGACGGCAGGTGCTGGAGGCTTGGCAAGCTCATGTCCGGCAACTGAAAGTGCAGTACCAGCTTTGA
- the mvaT gene encoding histone-like nucleoid-structuring protein MvaT codes for MSLINEYRATEEAIKELQARLANLSQDGKLQKELEFEKKLRELMAENGKSLRDVIALLDPESKLSKAPRGAVKTTGTKRARKVKQYKNPHNGEVIETKGGNHKTLKEWKAKWGGDVVESWATLLD; via the coding sequence ATGTCCCTGATCAACGAATACCGCGCCACCGAAGAAGCCATCAAAGAACTTCAAGCCCGCCTGGCCAACCTGTCGCAAGACGGCAAGCTGCAAAAAGAGCTGGAGTTCGAAAAGAAACTGCGCGAGCTGATGGCCGAAAACGGCAAGTCGCTGCGTGACGTGATCGCCCTGCTCGATCCCGAAAGCAAACTGAGCAAAGCCCCGCGTGGCGCAGTCAAGACTACCGGCACCAAGCGTGCGCGCAAGGTCAAGCAATACAAGAACCCGCACAACGGCGAGGTTATTGAAACCAAGGGTGGCAATCACAAGACCCTGAAAGAGTGGAAAGCCAAGTGGGGCGGCGACGTCGTCGAAAGCTGGGCTACCCTGCTGGATTGA
- the purU gene encoding formyltetrahydrofolate deformylase, with product MRTYRLVIACPDRVGIVAKVSNFLALYNGWINEASHHSDEQSGWFFMRHEIRAESLPFGIEAFREAFAPIAEEFSMTWRITDSAQKKRVVLMASRESHCLADLLHRWHTDELDCEIPCVISNHNDLRSMVEWHGIPFHHVPVDPKDKQPAFAEVSRLVAEYGADAVVLARYMQILPPQLCQEYAEKVINIHHSFLPSFVGAKPYHQAALRGVKLIGATCHYVTEELDAGPIIEQDVVRVSHADSIEDMVRFGRDVEKMVLARGLRYHLEDRVLVHGNKTVVFN from the coding sequence ATGCGCACCTATCGACTGGTGATTGCCTGCCCCGACCGTGTCGGCATCGTGGCAAAAGTCAGTAATTTCCTGGCCCTCTACAATGGCTGGATCAATGAAGCCAGCCACCACTCCGACGAGCAGAGCGGTTGGTTCTTCATGCGCCATGAGATCCGCGCCGAGTCCCTGCCGTTCGGTATCGAGGCTTTCCGTGAGGCGTTCGCCCCAATCGCCGAAGAGTTCTCCATGACCTGGCGGATCACCGATTCGGCGCAGAAGAAGCGCGTGGTGCTGATGGCCAGCCGCGAATCGCACTGCCTGGCCGACCTGCTGCACCGCTGGCACACCGACGAGCTGGACTGCGAGATTCCCTGCGTGATCTCCAACCACAATGACCTGCGCAGCATGGTCGAGTGGCACGGCATTCCGTTCCACCATGTGCCGGTCGATCCGAAGGACAAGCAGCCGGCGTTCGCCGAGGTCTCGCGCCTGGTCGCCGAATACGGCGCCGATGCCGTGGTGCTGGCGCGCTACATGCAGATCCTGCCGCCGCAGCTGTGCCAGGAATACGCCGAAAAGGTCATCAACATCCACCACAGTTTCCTGCCCTCGTTCGTGGGTGCCAAGCCGTACCACCAGGCGGCGCTGCGCGGCGTGAAGCTGATCGGCGCGACCTGCCACTACGTGACCGAGGAGTTGGACGCCGGCCCGATCATCGAGCAGGACGTGGTGCGTGTCAGTCACGCCGACAGCATCGAGGACATGGTGCGCTTTGGCCGTGACGTGGAAAAGATGGTCCTGGCCCGTGGCCTGCGCTACCACCTGGAAGACCGCGTGCTGGTGCATGGCAACAAGACCGTGGTGTTCAACTGA
- a CDS encoding lysylphosphatidylglycerol synthase transmembrane domain-containing protein encodes MKRLGWLALALLLAMLVPTLLGGSDLLPRLRAFDAGLMLLLLAMILLCWILNAARLRLLLGEQSTQVGRMHSLGVVMATEFAICTTPGGSGGPLTLMTLLARARIAPSRSGAVFAMDQLNDLLFFFCAMLAIAAYALFHRLGHSQAQMLLGSALLLCAALAGIFLLLRYRRAVMRGNGRLLLRLGIAPARRWRWARKLLRFVHALSETWSMPRRTLALVFILTCAHWCLRYSVLYLALRGLGVDLAWIASFLVQMLSLSAGQFSLLPGGAGAAELTSATLLSPLVGSSTAAAAILIWRAVTYYFYLLAGGPVFLFLLVRPRQAQRHQTG; translated from the coding sequence ATGAAGCGCCTGGGCTGGTTGGCCCTGGCACTGCTGCTGGCAATGCTGGTGCCCACCCTGCTCGGCGGCAGCGACCTGCTCCCGCGCCTGCGCGCGTTCGACGCCGGGCTGATGCTGTTGCTGCTGGCCATGATCCTGCTGTGCTGGATCCTCAATGCCGCCCGTCTGCGCCTGCTGCTGGGTGAGCAGAGCACGCAGGTGGGACGCATGCACAGCCTGGGCGTGGTGATGGCCACAGAGTTTGCCATCTGCACCACCCCCGGCGGGAGCGGTGGCCCGTTGACCCTGATGACACTGCTGGCCCGCGCGCGCATCGCGCCATCGCGCAGTGGCGCGGTGTTCGCCATGGACCAATTGAACGACCTGCTGTTCTTCTTCTGTGCGATGCTGGCGATTGCCGCCTATGCCCTGTTCCACCGCCTCGGTCATAGCCAGGCGCAGATGCTGCTGGGCAGCGCCCTGCTGCTGTGCGCCGCACTTGCTGGGATTTTCCTGCTGCTGCGCTATCGACGCGCGGTGATGCGCGGCAACGGTCGGTTGTTGCTTCGCCTGGGCATCGCGCCGGCACGCCGATGGCGCTGGGCGCGCAAGCTGCTGCGCTTTGTCCACGCACTGAGCGAAACCTGGAGCATGCCCAGGCGCACACTGGCGCTGGTGTTCATCCTCACCTGCGCGCACTGGTGCCTGCGCTATAGCGTGCTGTATCTGGCGTTGCGGGGATTGGGGGTGGACCTGGCGTGGATTGCCAGTTTCCTGGTGCAGATGCTCTCGCTCAGTGCCGGGCAGTTCAGCCTGTTGCCAGGCGGTGCCGGTGCGGCGGAGCTGACCTCGGCGACCTTGCTGTCACCGCTGGTGGGCAGTTCGACGGCAGCCGCGGCGATCCTGATCTGGCGCGCGGTTACCTATTACTTCTATCTGCTGGCGGGCGGGCCGGTGTTCCTGTTCCTGCTGGTGCGTCCACGGCAGGCGCAGCGTCACCAGACGGGTTGA
- a CDS encoding DUF2334 domain-containing protein, which yields MAEGQTATRSLMLVLHDVAPETWPDYQPFVQAIDALGGVPMTWLVVPDFHHRNPLTRSPTFCRLLERRLAQGDELALHGYYHADDGPPPRGPGEYFMRRIYTHEGEFHGLDQADALQRLQAGLALFEKQGWPVAGFVAPAWLMSEGTRQALRALPLRYTSSPRHLYRLPDFTAFDAPGLVWSARSAWRRGLSRVVSDWQCRRWREADTLRLGLHPVDMRHASARNYWLDTLHRLLAQGREPLTKSAWLGRQAAP from the coding sequence ATGGCTGAGGGCCAGACCGCCACGCGCAGCCTGATGCTGGTGCTGCACGATGTCGCGCCAGAAACCTGGCCGGACTACCAGCCCTTTGTCCAGGCCATCGACGCACTGGGCGGGGTGCCTATGACCTGGCTGGTGGTGCCGGATTTCCACCATCGCAATCCACTGACGCGTTCTCCTACCTTTTGCCGACTGCTCGAGCGGCGCCTGGCCCAAGGTGACGAGCTGGCCTTGCATGGCTACTACCACGCCGACGATGGCCCGCCACCGCGCGGACCGGGCGAATACTTCATGCGCCGGATCTATACCCACGAAGGCGAGTTCCATGGGCTGGACCAGGCAGATGCCCTGCAGCGCCTGCAGGCGGGGCTGGCACTGTTCGAGAAACAGGGCTGGCCGGTGGCGGGCTTCGTCGCTCCCGCCTGGCTGATGAGCGAAGGCACGCGCCAGGCATTGCGGGCGTTGCCGCTGCGCTATACCAGTTCACCGCGCCATCTCTACCGACTGCCGGATTTCACCGCCTTCGATGCCCCGGGGCTGGTATGGAGCGCACGCAGCGCTTGGCGCCGCGGCCTGTCGAGGGTGGTCAGCGACTGGCAGTGCCGCCGCTGGCGCGAAGCCGACACCCTGCGCCTGGGCCTGCATCCGGTCGACATGCGCCACGCCAGCGCACGCAATTACTGGCTCGACACCCTGCACCGGTTGCTGGCCCAAGGCCGTGAGCCACTGACCAAGTCCGCCTGGCTGGGGCGCCAGGCCGCCCCATGA
- a CDS encoding glycosyltransferase family 4 protein — MLIVHIADITMFYAPASGGVRTYLDAKHRRLDAMPGVRHSLLIPGANASHVDGVYHVPAPPLPFGNGYRFPVRLAPWCKELRRLQPDLIEVGDPYLTAWAALEARRKLDVPVIGFYHSDLPLLVSNRMGNWFTPNVEAYVSKLYGHFDRVLAPSQVMADKLRRLGVENVHVQRLGVDLALFNPDRHDPGLRAEMGIADDRRLLVFAGRGSREKNLPVLLDCMQALGQPYHLLLVGSNMPANVPGNVSVIDHFCPPTQIARLLASADLLVHAGDQETFGLVILEAMASATPVVAVRAGAFSEIVDGHCGRLCPPNNGQAMAEAVREAFDSGVDQLGRQARQHVERHYSWDTVVNGLLQHYQAVLGHPLTVRAHG; from the coding sequence ATGCTGATCGTGCACATCGCCGACATCACCATGTTCTACGCCCCGGCCAGCGGCGGCGTGCGAACCTATCTTGATGCCAAACACCGCCGCCTCGACGCCATGCCCGGCGTTCGCCACAGCCTGCTGATTCCCGGTGCCAATGCCAGCCATGTCGATGGTGTCTACCACGTACCGGCCCCGCCCCTGCCCTTCGGCAATGGCTACCGCTTCCCGGTGCGCCTGGCGCCCTGGTGCAAGGAGCTGCGCCGCCTGCAGCCCGACCTGATCGAGGTCGGTGACCCCTACCTCACCGCCTGGGCAGCCCTCGAGGCGCGGCGCAAGCTCGATGTGCCGGTGATCGGCTTCTATCATTCCGACCTGCCCTTGCTGGTGAGCAACCGCATGGGCAACTGGTTCACCCCCAATGTCGAGGCCTACGTCAGCAAGCTCTACGGGCATTTCGACCGAGTCCTGGCGCCCAGCCAGGTAATGGCCGACAAGTTGCGCCGGCTGGGCGTTGAGAATGTGCACGTGCAGCGCCTGGGTGTGGACTTGGCGCTGTTCAACCCCGACCGGCACGACCCCGGCCTGCGTGCAGAGATGGGCATCGCCGACGACCGTCGCCTGCTGGTGTTCGCTGGTCGCGGCTCACGGGAAAAGAACCTGCCGGTGCTGCTCGACTGCATGCAAGCGCTCGGCCAGCCCTACCACCTGCTGCTGGTGGGCTCGAACATGCCGGCCAACGTGCCGGGCAATGTCAGCGTGATCGACCACTTCTGCCCGCCCACGCAGATCGCACGACTGCTGGCCAGCGCCGACCTTCTGGTGCATGCCGGTGACCAGGAGACCTTCGGTCTGGTGATACTCGAGGCCATGGCCAGCGCGACGCCCGTGGTGGCCGTGCGTGCCGGCGCCTTTAGCGAGATCGTCGACGGGCACTGCGGCCGGCTGTGTCCACCCAACAATGGCCAAGCCATGGCCGAAGCTGTGCGCGAGGCGTTCGACAGCGGTGTGGACCAGCTGGGCCGTCAGGCGCGCCAGCATGTGGAGCGTCATTACAGTTGGGACACCGTGGTCAACGGTTTGCTCCAGCATTACCAGGCAGTGCTCGGCCACCCACTGACGGTGCGCGCCCATGGCTGA
- a CDS encoding methyl-accepting chemotaxis protein — MSNSDEQSNRTNSVAAAINQLGAAAQEIAGNAAQASQHASSARLLAEEGQQVVQRNIDAMNRLSDLIVTSSEHIETLNNKTVNIGQILEVITSISQQTNLLALNAAIEAARAGEAGRGFAVVADEVRNLAHRTQESAQQVQTMIEELQVGARESVDTMGQSQRHSQDSMEIANQAGERLGSVTQRIGEIDGMNQSVATATEEQTAVVDSINMDINEINMLNQEGVENLQATLRACSDLEQQAGRLKQLVGSFRI; from the coding sequence ATGAGCAACTCCGACGAGCAGTCCAACCGCACCAACAGCGTCGCCGCCGCCATCAACCAGCTCGGCGCCGCCGCCCAGGAAATCGCCGGCAACGCCGCCCAGGCCTCGCAGCATGCCAGCTCCGCGCGGCTGCTGGCCGAGGAAGGCCAGCAGGTGGTGCAACGCAACATCGATGCGATGAACCGCCTGTCGGACCTGATCGTCACCTCCAGCGAGCATATCGAGACGCTGAACAACAAGACCGTCAACATTGGCCAGATCCTCGAGGTGATCACCAGCATTTCCCAGCAGACCAACCTGCTCGCCCTCAACGCCGCCATCGAGGCTGCCCGCGCCGGCGAGGCAGGACGTGGCTTTGCCGTGGTCGCCGACGAGGTGCGCAACCTGGCACACCGCACCCAGGAGTCGGCGCAACAGGTGCAGACCATGATCGAGGAGCTGCAGGTCGGCGCCCGCGAGTCGGTCGACACCATGGGCCAGAGCCAGCGTCATAGCCAGGACAGCATGGAGATCGCCAACCAGGCCGGTGAACGCCTGGGCAGCGTCACCCAGCGCATCGGCGAGATCGACGGCATGAACCAGTCGGTGGCTACCGCCACCGAAGAGCAGACCGCCGTGGTCGACTCGATCAACATGGATATCAACGAGATCAACATGCTCAACCAGGAAGGCGTCGAGAACCTGCAGGCCACCCTGCGCGCCTGCTCGGACCTCGAGCAACAGGCCGGCCGCCTCAAGCAACTGGTCGGCAGCTTCCGCATCTGA